A single genomic interval of Puntigrus tetrazona isolate hp1 chromosome 1, ASM1883169v1, whole genome shotgun sequence harbors:
- the LOC122349482 gene encoding polymeric immunoglobulin receptor-like, which produces MYDDTSEGLLKVFISDLTEGDEGTYRCGVNTDKDHLFTEIKLKISTADDFPASSTSAVFGESVKLTCNSTEKNKTFKHICKENKEKICEKISSSEFSESTAGVFTAIFSNVRLRDAGVYWCGEETRNKHLTSVSLTNKHELTLSIPPVIGREGDSVDIKCPYEDTEERCLRSGNCLKKEIKYLCKGKCFTKDAQNIIRSDEAHVKKPNISVKDDTELFTVTMTELRAEDAGKYWCSVKDVLLLPVELMIIRKDGVSQEASVGESVNISCKHIRNQDQRFFCRGDQPNICIRDGVHVSSSNSEDHRFSLTEETSAGVFTVKIRDLREEDSGKYWCGEESSGSFIFTEVQLHVTREMTSPTTKEETEKPGSSVKVAVPVGLLLLALVTALILFKLKHRKHGTASSSETAQEVIQDARQHSVSDPESAHLYSTVQSPTIPSDGLLYSSVSFRSTKSLSVTLQSDSVKTRFTRLKSVWNEGHRRLHHCLSDLRSGTLFQCDWLLWRECDVQVHRRWVNNERISLYDDKNNRFFTVFIRKLSREDDGKHTCGNNQKWSRDVELKVNKIFYRVNIDPELVLNSSSSSSSPSSSSSEEKFILTDSQKDHFNVTITDVSDGGVYLCGVERDGSDKPPSETSITYITFIKEIELNVQSQITSVQVEAYISKSVFITCTFPQKLKRNKKFLQKDPSQKIHDEDQNQWVQRNKVHIYDDNNKGLLKVFISDLTEGDEGTYRCGVNTDKDHLFTEIKLKISTADDFPASSTSAVFGESVKLTCNSPEKHGTIKHICKENKEKICEKISSSEFSESTAGVFTAIFSNVRLRDAGVYWCGEETRNKHLTSVSLTNKHELTLSIPPVIGREGDSVDIKCPYEDTEERCLRSGNCLKKK; this is translated from the exons ATGTATGATGATACCAGTGAAGGACTTCTGAAGGTTTTTATCAGTGATTTAACTGAAGGTGATGAAGGAACGTACAGATGTGGAGTGAATACTGATAAAGATCATCTGTTCACTGAGATCAAACTGAAGATCAGTACAG ctGATGATTTTCCTGCATCAAGCACATCAGCTGTTTTTGGTGAAAGTGTGAAGCTCACCTGTAATTCTACTGAGAAAAACAAGACCTTCAAACACATCTGTAAAGAGAACAAGGAGAAGATCTGTGAGAAGATCAGTTCATCAGAGTTTTCTGAAAGTACAGCAGGAGTTTTCACAGCGATCTTCAGTAATGTGAGGCTGAGAGATGCTGGAGTTTACTGGTGTGGAGAAGAAACCAGAAACAAACATCTGACTTCTGTTTCTCTCACCAATAAACATGAGCTGACTTTATCCA TTCCTCCAGTGATTGGACGAGAAGGAGATTCAGTCGACATCAAATGTCCTTATGAGGACACAGAAGAAAGATGTCTGCGCAGTGGAAACtgtttgaaaaaagaaataaaatatctgTGCAAAGGAAAATGTTTCACGAAAGATGCTCAAAATATAATTCGATCAGATGAAGCCCATGTTAAAAAGCCAAATATTTCAGTGAAGGACGACACTGAGCTCTTCACTGTGACCATGACTGAGCTGAGAGCAGAGGATGCTGGGAAATACTGGTGTTCAGTGAAAGACGTGCTTCTTCTTCCTGTTGAGCTCATGATCATCAGGAAGGACG GGGTCTCTCAGGAAGCGTCTGTTGGAGAATCGGTGAACATCAGCTGTAAACACATCAGGAATCAAGATCAGAGGTTTTTCTGTAGAGGAGATCAGCCCAATATCTGCATCAGAGACGGAGTTCATGTTTCATCCAGTAACAGTGAAGACCACAGATTCTCTCTGACTGAAGAAACCTCTGCTGGAGTCTTTACTGTGAAGATCAGAGACCTGAGAGAAGAGGATTCTGGGAAATACTGGTGTGGAGAAGAGAGTTCTGGGTCCTTCATATTCACTGAAGTTCAGCTACATGTGACCAGAG aaatgaccTCTCCTACCACCAAAGAGGAAACAGAAAAGCCTG GCTCCTCTGTGAAGGTTGCTGTTCCTGTGGGATTGCTCCTGCTGGCTCTGGTTACAGCCTTAATCTTATTCAAACTAAAACACAGGAAACACG GGACTGCTTCATCGTCAGAGACA GCTCAAGAGGTGATTCAAGATGCCAGACAGCATTCAGTCTCAGATCCCGAATCAGCTCATCTCTATTCCACCGTCCAGTCACCCACAATCCCCTCTGATGGGCTCCTGTACTCCTCTGTCAGTTTCAGAAGCACGAAGAGTCTCTCAGTGACTCTTCAGTCAGATTCAGTGAAGACGAGATTCACT AGACTGAAGTCAGTCTGGAATGAAGGCCACCGTCGTCTTCATCACTGTTTGTCTGATCTCag GTCAGGGACTTTGTTTCAATGTGATTGGCTGCTCTGGAGGGAGTGTGATGTTCAAGTGCAT CGGCGCTGGGTTAATAATGAGAGAATCTCTCTGTATGAcgataaaaacaacagattcTTCACAGTGTTTATCAGGAAGCTCAGCAGAGAGGATGATGGGAAACACACATGTGGAAACAATCAGAAATGGAGTCGTGATGTTGAGTTAAAGGTTAACAAAA tctTCTACAGAGTGAACATAGATCCTGAGCTTGTCCTGaactcttcatcatcatcatcatcaccatcatcatcatcatctgagGAGAAGTTCATCCTGACTGACTCTCAGAAAGATCACTTTAATGTAACCATCACAGACGTTTCTGATGGAGGAGTTTATTTATGTGGAGTGGAGAGAGACGGATCAGATAAACCACCTTCAGAAACATCTATCACTTACATCACCTTCATTAAAGAGATTGAGCTGAATGTTCAAA GTCAGATAACTTCTGTCCAGGTCGAGGCCTACATCAGTAAATCAGTCTTCATCACGTGtacatttccacaaaaattaaaaagaaacaagaaattcTTGCAGAAAGATCCCTCACAGAAGATCCATGATGAAGATCAGAATCAATGGGTCCAACGTAATAAAGTGCACAtctatgatgataataataaaggaCTTCTGAAGGTTTTTATCAGTGATTTAACTGAAGGTGATGAAGGAACGTACAGATGTGGAGTGAATACTGATAAAGATCATCTGTTCACTGAGATCAAACTGAAGATCAGTACAG ctGATGATTTTCCTGCATCAAGCACATCAGCTGTTTTTGGTGAAAGTGTGAAACTCACCTGTAATTCTCCTGAGAAACACGGGACCATCAAACACATCTGTAAAGAGAACAAGGAGAAGATCTGTGAGAAGATCAGTTCATCAGAGTTTTCTGAAAGTACAGCAGGAGTTTTCACAGCGATCTTCAGTAATGTGAGGCTGAGAGATGCTGGAGTTTACTGGTGTGGAGAAGAAACCAGAAACAAACATCTGACTTCTGTTTCTCTCACCAATAAACATGAGCTGACTTTATCCA TTCCTCCAGTGATTGGACGAGAAGGAGATTCAGTCGACATCAAATGTCCTTATGAGGACACAGAAGAAAGATGTCTGCGCAGTGGAAActgtttgaaaaagaaataa